A genomic window from Pocillopora verrucosa isolate sample1 chromosome 7, ASM3666991v2, whole genome shotgun sequence includes:
- the LOC131782275 gene encoding uncharacterized protein, protein MRIQVLPRSTGSSRDFYKISLAVFIVIYVFLWLSKPLVKNELDLAGHKTPIRLRDIVAIDSISSSIVNESSSKEVADFTKHWCRQRRARRDWQAMILPCKNKMPWNSSRDIEKNATDPDASFISLWDIRPAGQYSRFSIQSQTKEGHPKLEGGDSWRVVIRGPASISPTVIDHGNGTYEVLFLAMEAGVYKASVILDFTSCNGFKDPPVDWFIIGNVQGKYQLHPEVEGNKDYLQAPLWGGSPVELPIPPAKNGSTNMSSISKETMDRIRSKGCQVKCNFLWDGYGRWVRNTWKPHFKDIIDTRPIGRKRGTLWVYGDSVNVFFAQSLVQRRICRNIFKRCNFSYNWIYPVHNVTAAKRQYDNLDYNNEKVLENFRRIVYDPQMDENSAIVLNFGLHFVESTNFTSYKKLIAGLVRVLKNDVTTNGTWRSYRGTVIWKTTTAINKEKASNIHLGHKRFITQQRILLYNSYATTQMCRAGFLVLDVFPITDSYPQGTGTHGAHGPVKNDIVHYSNLAFIPAEELLEEYFGGK, encoded by the exons GAACGAGCTGGACTTGGCTGGTCACAAAACACCCATTCGGTTACGAGATATAGTAGCTATAGATAGTATATCCTCGTCGATTGTAAATGAGTCCTCAAGCAAGGAAGTTGCTGATTTCACCAAACACTGGTGTCGACAAAGACGAGCGAGACGGGATTGGCAGGCCATGATTTTACcatgcaaaaacaaaatgccATGGAACTCGTCAAGagacattgaaaaaaatgcCACCGATCCAGATGCAAGCTTTATCTCACTGTGGGATATCAGACCCGCCGGGCAATACAGCCGTTTTAGCATCCAGTCTCAAACGAAGGAGGGTCATCCTAAACTCGAGGGTGGTGACTCTTGGAGGGTTGTTATAAGGGGACCGGCCTCTATCTCTCCGACAGTTATTGATCACGGAAACGGAACATACGAAGTTCTGTTCCTTGCAATGGAAGCTGGAGTCTACAAGGCAAGcgtcattttggattttacTTCATGCAATGGATTTAAGGACCCTCCAGTAGATTGGTTTATTATTG GCAATGTACAAGGAAAATATCAGCTGCACCCAGAGGTTGAAGGAAATAAGGACTATCTTCAAGCGCCGTTATGGGGTGGGAGTCCTGTGGAATTACCAATTCCTCCTGCTAAGAATG GAAGTA CGAATATGTCCAGCATATCAAAGGAAACCATGGATAGAATAAGGAGTAAAGGTTGTCAAGTCAAATGCAACTTTCTGTGGGACGGATATGGACGATGGGTGCGCAATACATGGAAGCCACATTTCAAAG acattaTTGACACGCGACCCATTGGCAGAAAAAGGGGAACTTTGTGGGTTTATGGTGATTCTGTCAACGTTTTCTTTGCCCAGTCACTGGTACAGAGAAGGATATGTAGAAACATTTTCAAACGATGCAATTTCAGTTATAATTGGATTTATCCTGTCCATAATGTTACAGCTGCTAAGAGACAATATGATAATTTAGAttacaacaatgaaaaagttttggaaaactttcgcCGCATTGTCTACGATCCTCAAATGGACGAAAACAGCGCTATTGTACTAAACTTTGGACTTCATTTTGTTGAAAGCACAAACTTTACGAGCTACAAAAAACTCATTGCTGGCTTAGTGAGAGTGTTGAAAAATGATGTGACAACGAATGGGACGTGGAGGAGTTATCGAGGAACAGTTATATGGAAAACAACCACagcaataaacaaagaaaaagcaagcaACATTCATCTTGGACATAAGAGGTTTATTACACAACAG CGAATTTTGCTGTACAACTCTTATGCTACTACGCAGATGTGCAGAGCTGGGTTTCTCGTACTTGACGTCTTCCCCATAACAGATTCTTATCCGCAAGGGACTGGAACTCACGGAGCCCATGGACCCGTCAAGAACGACATCGTGCACTATAGCAACCTCGCTTTTATACCTGCAGAGGAGTTACTGGAAGAATATTTTGGCGGAAAATGA
- the LOC136282406 gene encoding histamine H2 receptor-like, with product MSKSRMTNFTLQNGQNDSDKNSLAKLGIGMKAGTVVNLLLIFIIVVGNVLVIAAYIKNRRLHTGAYALIVSLAFSDLLVGGVSLPIRIFGSIMNWKVSVIVVVFYTALDIFSALVSNLHLIAISIERFIAVSKPFYHQTLSIKPYAFASVLSWILGIFVACSHPGNYLRDNDEQKLKLKILKVYATALFTVCFLGPLSVITFVNIGIFRVARVLIHCAPSQHGNLKQRVRKERKAAFTLLVMTGFFFVAWSPFFVVNMFYVYCVQCLPSSSNAQYEMVDIIKWLHYSNSAINPAIYAFRDAEMRRTFARLLGPFKRFCRSGRVEPEFPNTHEILDLYIRN from the coding sequence ATGAGTAAAAGTCGGATGACGAACTTTACTCTTCAAAATGGACAGAATGACTCTGATAAAAATTCGTTAGCAAAACTTGGAATTGGAATGAAAGCAGGGACTGTGGTTAATTTACTTCTTATATTCATTATCGTGGTAGGAAATGTTCTTGTCATTGCAGCTTATATAAAAAATCGTCGACTTCACACTGGCGCCTATGCACTTATCGTGAGCCTTGCCTTCTCTGATCTCCTTGTAGGAGGTGTCTCCCTGCCAATCCGAATCTTTGGCTCGATAATGAACTGGAAAGTAAGTGTCATCGTTGTGGTATTTTACACTGCTCTTGATATCTTCAGCGCCCTTGTGTCAAACCTTCATCTTATAGCAATATCAATTGAGCGTTTCATAGCCGTCTCTAAACCGTTTTACCACCAAACGCTCTCCATCAAACCGTATGCGTTCGCATCGGTGTTGTCCTGGATCTTAGGAATTTTCGTCGCTTGCTCACATCCTGGTAATTATTTGCGGGACAATGACGAACAAAAGCTTAAGTTGAAGATCCTAAAGGTATACGCTACCGCATTGTTTACCGTATGCTTCCTAGGCCCGTTGTCGGTAATTACATTTGTAAACATCGGAATCTTCCGCGTTGCACGAGTGTTAATCCATTGCGCACCATCACAGCACGGGAACCTCAAGCAACGAGTTCGTAAAGAGCGCAAGGCCGCATTTACGCTTCTCGTGATGACCGGATTCTTCTTCGTTGCGTGGTCGCCGTTCTTTGTGGTAAACATGTTCTATGTCTACTGTGTTCAATGCCTCCCTTCCTCGTCCAACGCTCAGTATGAAATGGTAGACATTATAAAGTGGCTGCATTACTCAAACAGTGCAATCAATCCCGCCATCTATGCCTTTCGTGATGCCGAAATGCGCCGAACCTTCGCGAGACTTTTGGGTccttttaaaagattttgtaGAAGTGGTCGAGTGGAGCCGGAATTTCCAAATACACATGAGATTCTCGATTTGTACATTCGAAATTAA
- the LOC131782189 gene encoding beta-1 adrenergic receptor-like: protein MMGERNRSMINSGTEALNSSLSPDALHPRSEVDTLVFVFFSVLLALAIVIGNSIVMTAFIHNRKLRKRGNVFLVSLACSDCIVGVASLPLWICISGLGISTGEVFYEFFISLDIFSALTSVFHLTAISVERFISVSRPFLYQRLSSRVYTATITSAWLLAALIASSTPLQKLFKLQRFYAPSFTSVGFLGPLVIISSMYAGIFRIAISLSRHTPGSDRTCRISCREKSQLKKEIKVAMTLTVVSGFFFLAWLPFYSLLMIAVYCPQCLPASRDLQRLVEIVKWMHYSNSAVNPFIYAFRDKEMKREFLQLLQFKRLSDMLTLCLSKYRATAQDM, encoded by the coding sequence atgATGGGAGAGCGAAACAGATCCATGATCAACAGTGGAACCGAAGCACTTAACAGTTCACTTTCGCCTGACGCGTTACATCCCAGATCCGAAGTGGATACCCtcgtctttgttttcttttcagttttactcGCACTTGCAATCGTCATCGGCAACTCAATCGTTATGACTGCTTTCATTCACAACCGAAAATTGCGAAAGAGAGGCAATGTATTTCTGGTCAGCTTGGCTTGTTCCGACTGCATCGTGGGAGTCGCCTCCTTACCGCTTTGGATCTGCATCTCAGGCCTTGGAATCAGCACAGGCGAGGTTTTCTACGAGTTTTTCATTAGCTTGGATATTTTCAGCGCTCTGACATCGGTATTTCATTTAACAGCCATTAGCGTCGAGCGCTTCATTTCTGTCTCAAGGCCATTCTTATATCAACGCCTTTCGTCTCGAGTTTACACGGCAACGATTACATCAGCATGGCTATTGGCAGCCCTCATTGCTTCGTCAACTCCACTACAGAAACTGTTCAAGCTTCAACGTTTTTACGCGCCGAGTTTTACTTCGGTGGGGTTTCTTGGTCCACTTGTAATTATCAGCTCAATGTACGCTGGGATATTCCGCATCGCCATATCACTGAGCCGCCATACACCTGGTTCAGACAGGACCTGTAGAATATCCTGCCGGGAAAAGAgtcaattaaagaaagaaattaaagtgGCAATGACCCTAACAGTGGTATCTGGATTTTTCTTTCTGGCATGGCTTCcattttattcacttttaaTGATTGCTGTTTACTGTCCTCAGTGTTTGCCTGCAAGCCGCGATCTTCAGCGCCTGGTGGAAATCGTCAAATGGATGCATTACTCGAACAGTGCTGTAAATCCATTCATCTATGCTTTCAGAGACAAAGAGATGAAACGAGAATTTCTGCAGCTCCTCCAGTTCAAGAGACTATCAGACATGCTTACTCTCTGTTTGAGTAAATATCGCGCAACAGCACAAGACATGTAA